cacacacacacagacacacacacacacacacacacacacacacacacacactcactcataaACAGACGTGCCACCCAGTGTCAACAGCGCTGTCCTCCTTTCGGTCTAGGTGCGTAAGTATCTGCTGATGCTGGATGTGAGGAAGGACCACGTGAAGTTCTGGCGGCCGCAGATGTTGTTGATGGTAGCCAACCCTCGCTCCTCCTGTCAGCTCATCCTGTTCATCAACCAGCTGAAGAAGGGAGGCCTGTATGTGTTGGGCCACGTGCAGCTGGGAGATCTGGGTAATGCTCTGAGGATGGTCTGTGCCGGCCATCTGCAGCTAACTATTCAATTATTCTTATCTGTGGACGTTTAGCAGCCAACTGGAACTCACCTATTGGCCTTTTCTTTGACTCTGGAGGCCTTTTGCTGATGTATCCAATCAACTTTATCTGATTGTTTTTATCACTCAGCCTGAGAGCACATGATGAGCAGGAGATATTAAAGACTGAAGTCAACCATCATGGAGACTTTCGCTTTCCATCTGCTACTTCTCGTGGATTATTAATAAACAAGTTGCCTCTGTATCACCGTTACATCAGAGTTTAAAGCAGCCGCATGTCTAGCTGCTTGCTTATTTTTGCTAAATGGCACACTCAAACTGTAAGAAATATATAGTGTCATGCAAACAAGCGTTTGTAGAGAGCAGGATGCTTTTATTCATGCATTAACTCACAGTTTACCTGCTTTTCTGCCCCCTGGTGAACATTAGGATGCATTGCAAAATCTATAAACAATGTAATTAgaacatttatttgcatttagtACAATCTCGCAATCAAACCGCACCTTTCTGGCTTGGGTCTGGCTGCATTATCAAATATTTAGATcaataaatgacattacattaatttaagctgacacttttatccaaagtgacttacagtaagtgcaataaaccacattttaaCCCTCTGTATGTTATTTTGAACTGGTCTAAACTTTTGAAGTGCTCaaatttgtgtacatttttttaatgaaaatgagtAATAAATTATCTAAACTAGACCAAACTGATTGTAGTCCACCTCAACCATTTACAACAGCGAATGCAATTAATATATGAATGATATAATCATGATGACATTTATGAACTTAAATGGGATTtaaatgcagcacttttactttgaatggattatttttaacatgtttctaCCTTTTTTGAAGtataaataacctttattttgaaattctgGTAGAAAAAGGAGTGTTAAGTCGTATTGCATCTTGTTTCCTTCCTGCGTTACAGACTCCCTGCCGTCAGACCCGGTGCAGCAGCAGTACAACTTCTGGTTGAGTCTGGTTGATAAACTCGGGGTGAAGGCCTTTGTAGACCTGACGCTGTCTCCCTCCGTCAGACAGGGAACACAGCACCTGCTGCGCATCACGGGCCTCGGTAAGCTCtcactgctctcctcctctctgtacccaGATTCAGTACGGATCACGACGTTAACTGTActtgtctctccctctgcaaGGTGGCATGAAACCCAACACACTGATTTTGGGTTTCTACGACAGCTGCACCCCTGAAGACTTCTTCCTGCAGGACTCTGCTTTCTGCGACGCTTCTATGCAACAAGGGAGTGAGGGCGAATATAATTTCGGGGTTGATCTGCCTTCATTGCAGGCCCACTTCCCCCCGGTCCGACACGTCGAGAGCCCGCGCTGGCTGTCTCCAGAGGAGTACGTAGGGATCATTTCTGACGCCATTAAAATGAACAAGAACGTGTGTGTCGGCCGCTATTTCTTCCAGTTGGAGGGTGAGGACAAGGATAGCAAGGTGGACGGGTCAGAGCGCACCATCGATGTGTGGCCTCTCAACCTGCTGCAGCCGGGCAGCCGGGATTACGAGGACGTGTGCAGcctcttcctgctgcagatGGCCTGCGTGCTCAACATGTCCAACAAGTGGCGCCATGCGAGGATGAGAATCTTCCTGAATGTAGAGACCGAGTCCAGCGACCAGGGCTGGGTGGTCAACGAAGAGACGTTTCGGGAGCTGCTGAGGAAGCTGAGGATCAGGGCGTCGATAAAGATCGTGCCATGGGACTCTGTGGTGCAGCACCACGTCCAGCCGGACCATGAGGATCCTGCGGAGGCTAAACAAGCTCTGTCTGAGGACTTCCTGTCCGCAGTGAACAGTATGTTGATGGAGCACAGCTCGCAGGCCGCTGTTCGCTTCCTGTACTTACCTCGGCCCTCTGGTCCACGCAGCCAGGCACAGCAGTATTTGGCTCAGGTGGAAGCAGTGACCAATAGTTTGGGGCCAACGCTTCTAATTCACGGCGTCACCCCGGTCACATACACAGATCTGTGAGCATGAGCAGTGTTTATTCATGTTGTACGTGCAGCAAAGTCTTATCTATCTTATCTACATGTCCTATTTACACATAACCCACAGTCGGGAGTAACCGTTACTACACTAGCTTTTTCTGTTGCTACTCAAGCCTACAAAGGGTCAACAGTCTAGTCCATTTTTTAATTACGCCCATGGAGGAGTTTGCATTCAAATAGGATATTTTCCTATTTAGATATACTGGAAATAGATTGGCGATCGGGCCGTGAAATGGAGGAAACTTTACGGGCGGGATTTATGGTGATATAACCTCTGGTCTGCATTATCTTTAGCCTGGTCACATTACAAGAGGCGGACATTAGAAATGTGTCTGACTCTTTGGAACAAAGCTCAATTTGTTTTGAGCAATATGGGTTGTCTAGGATTTAATATACATGtctatatatttaatttcagggGTGAAATAATGAGATTTTGATAACAAATTGGGGAGACGTACAGTATTTACCTGGTTAAGTATTTTGTTAATACATAGTCATTCGATTCATTTTTCGGTTTGTTTTtgagtttaatttagtttagtttttttatgcCAACCTGTCTTTAAGTGGATATGTCTCTAGTCGTCAGAAGGGAACTGTTTTGTACATTGGACCTCAGAATTATAACAGCATTTTGTGCTGTTGTATGTGTGTACTTGAAAAATAAACTGGGATTTTGTGCTTCATGGTGCAAAAAAGGGTTACACTGATGGTGAGTCTGTTACTCGTTAGGTGTTGGACCAAAAATGATTAGAAACAAAAGCTAGTCACAAATCACAGAATGAAAAGTTAGAGCTTTATTGTGTACGTTATGTTTTGTGACTGTTGGAACAATaacattaatgtttttatttaaacaaacaggaagttactGAGAAAACCATCTGCACAGCTTTTAAGCACGTTTCAATGTTGTGGTGAACGGTCGATGACCAAGCTTAAAGGGGCTGACTCGTGTGAACTGTAACGGTTGTTATTATATGTACAAACTAAACTGCTGGTTGTCATTGTGGTAAATATTTATGCAAAATGTCCTGTGTATCTTTGTCACTGTCATACTGTAAAATCCTAACAgagaatatgtatttaaaagatTGCTTAAATGCAAACTGATTGTGTCCGAACATCTGTCCAGTTTAATAACATTCATATTAAACTAAGGATTCAGATAGAAGATGCGTCAAACTGGATGCAATAATTGAAGATAAGGAAGGTGCACAAGCTGTTTATCATTCACCTCGCTATGCTGTTAATGTGTCTGAATAGTAGACCAACAgtaaacctgatctacagtttCATAAAAGCTTAAATTAGCTATAAAACGTCTGTCCAAAATGCAACTTCTGTGCACACGACTAATCCTCCTTTGCATCAAGCGTTTCCCTGCACACTGTTTTATCATATTGGTCGGCTTCGGCTTTGTTTCGTAGCTTCCTTATTAAGAACGTTGACATACGAAACCAGTCCGGCAGGAGTACTGTGAGAGCAATGTTCTGTAAGAGGAtgggaaagagaagagaaagacgTTATGAGATATCGCAGCAGCCGACGGTGTGCAAGTGATCACAGTCTGTCGTCCCTCTGACCTGGAGAGCATGGGACAGAGAGCCGCTGGTGTAGCTGGAGCGACCCACGGTGTTCAGGGCCTCGCGGACGAACCCAGAGGCGCTCCGCACGAGGTAGTTGGAAGTCCTGTTTTTCGTCATGTTGGTGGACACCATGAAGGGAGCCACGCACTGTAGGGAACAACGGGCTGTGTTTAGTCAAGTTGAACTTCCCTTCACATCATACATGTCATTATATGAACTTCAATGttctaaaagctctttatttttctcatactgcctgtgctgcagcacctcttttcaccctctgtctgaaaccagagcccggtctgctctgattggttagctggctggctctgttgtgattggttaactcctttgagatgtcccgcccctttagcctatcacgtacagtgtgttggagcgcaagcCAATAGACGTGCaggtgttacataatgatgtcaggAGGCATTTCACACGGGGTGGGAGTGTGTATGAGATAAACATTGGGActtgagcctctgcagaccatttacatgcacacaatcctATGGGATAACGCCCAAAAGCCGAATTAATGCATGACTCGGTTGCTGCTggtatttatcattattttttttgccttttagtATAGCCGACGATCAACACGGAGGAGATGACAGCAAAGCGCTTGTCCGATTCCAACCCGCACCACGAGAACAGGTAACTCGATTTCTGAATTTTCTAGTTTTGCATCAGTCCAAATGTTTTCCcaccatttaaaataacacctTAAAACTCCCACTGAGTCACTGGAACCCACGGGCCAATCAAATGACTCGATCCAATCAGCCACTTAAACCACTTGATATAATGGGCCATTCAAATAAATTAATCCAATCTGCTCAAAAAATCACACGGCATCGTGTATCTACTGATGCCAGGACATATTGGAAAAATATCGCTGGGATGGTGCACTGAATTTGACTTTTAACCAATGTACTGTAGTTTTGCTAAATGGAAGTAAATATACGATCATACTCTGTCAATGTTATGTCTTTTAAACATGGGAATAAGAGTTCAAGTTcattataatgtatattttttgcAATAACCCAGTGTTTTAGGTAttggtttttacattttgtgtttaaaatgacacGAAAAAAAGCTCAGAAGaagttttttaattgtaaattgGACTTATTCTAAAACATACAATTCATCACCAAAATTGATCAAGAGGTTAAAATTCTGTGGTAAGTTACTGTTTCCTCGGCTCGAAATGGCGGCCATCTTGAAAGACGGTCGCAATTTTTGAAATCCAAGTGGCTAACACatgctttttcaaataaatgactCCGAAGGGATGGACATAGTGGTGCTTGTATCCACCATCTGCTGTACTAAGCTAGAGAGTCTCACCTCAGTGTGTCATACTTTACCTGCACTGTGATTCCCTTTGACTTGTACTCGGCATGTAGACACTGAGagaaatatattacaaaaatcTGAAACGTATAAGAGGAGTGAGTGTCGTGAAGTTGTTGATGACTGTGAAAATAACAGAATATCTGGAAGAGAAAATACCTTCGTGGCACAATAAAGAGACAACAAAGGCTGGGGACGGACGCCAACCTCAGAGGACATATTGATGATCAGCCCTCTTTCTCTAGGGAGGAGATGAAAGACAAACAACCATAAAGTATTCTCACATTCCTACTTCATTCACCATTAATGTCTGGATGCTTGTGACAATACCTTTCGATCATGCAGGGAAGAACCAGTCTGGTCAtctaagtaaaaaaaaataagagccATGATCAACAAAAACCTAAACAGGTGAAAACCGACTTCATAAACAAACAGCCAAACAGAAAATACTCAAATGTCTTACTTGAGGAACTGATAGCATGTTACAGTTGATAACCTGAGTGATTTTCTGGTTAGAAAAACCCACAAGGGAAACTTTTAGTTATACATTTGAGACAAATACAACCCCCGACAGTAATTAATAATACATCATCCATTGCTTTGTCTTTTAGAAAAGGACATAAATGCTGCAGAGGGTTACCTGTTCAGAATCTGGTATTTCCAGGAAATAGGCAAAATGATCAGAATACAGCATTCCTACATTGTTTACTGTATGggttacaaaaatacaaacaatctTCAAGCATTTGAGTTATATCAACAATAGTATTCACTAAATCCTGCTCTGTAAGAGTCTGCCAACACATGTTGCATTGCTCATTTTGGTCTGGTGGTGATTTAGGAGGAATTTGCTTGCATTATATAAATTAATAACCAgtcaattttttatttaaaacaggtAAGAAAACCATTTTCTTTTAGGAATAACTAAGAGGGAAAGATTTATAGTACTCAAATATTAAACTAAAGGGGACAGTTGGCTAAGCTTAGTTCATTTTTTGGACCTCTGATTGGCCAATAAAACAAGCAACGTGATTGGCCGATTCATCTTATTGCCCAATTGAAACgtccaattattttttttaacgttcTGATTGGCCGATTGAAACAGGCTGATCATTTGACTGATTCAATGAAACGAGGCAGCTGATCAGCCAAGTGCCAATTATTGGCTGGTTGGAATGAGCTTTGCCATTGGTCCATTGAGATCAGCTATCTGATTGGCCGGTTTGAAAGGCCAATGGATTAGCCGTTTGATTAGCGTCCTCTGATTGCCAGCAGTCTGAGCTCTGTGATTATCCGTCATATTACCAAGAATCCCAATCTCCAGTCCCTGAAGTTCCTCAGCTATAACAGGGTAGATACTCTGGCCATTGTTGAAGTCCACCTGGATGGTGCGGGTCTTTCGTCCATACTGTTGCTCTGAGGGTCACAAAGAATATTTTATCGCTCAATTGTTTCACTGTAATGGGAAAACAGTTATCTTCACTTCACGGACCTATCTCTTTGGCAACCATTTGAAGCTTATCGTCAGATCTGCTGACCAAAACAACATCCAGTCCTCGTGCTGCCAGCTGTAGAGACACATACAAGACAGGCAGCTTTGATGGTTGTTTTAACACATCTGCAATCAATCGTTCCAAAACACCCTGACAAACATCATCAAACCGTCACCAGCTTATGACTTCAAATTTGGACCAATGAATGTCACTAAATGTTTAAGACATGCAGGGCTCACCTCACTGGCATAAGCTTTACCAATGCCAGACGTGGCACCGGTGACAACTGCGGAAAGGAGAAagcacaaacatttttaaagaatagaTTTGGGAGCAGTGCAGCTAAAAGCCAGGGCACCCGAGGCGGGGGGTGGGGACGGTTAGCAGACCGGCAGAGGATGAGCGCAGGGAGCGAGAGGGGGTATACTCCTGAAGGAAGTCCGCCAGATAGCCATGAGCCATTTATCAAAGTCTTCAACCAGttatgcaaaaacaaacaacactttttagAGCTTTCACTCAGAGCTCTAGTtgtcattttgcaaaaatattgCACACAATTCtacatttcagacacaaatgGTAGTTGTTTGATTGTCCAAGTTTTAAAAACCAAGCCCCAGGATTGCTAGGGCAGTGTGTTATACCAGTGTTCATTGGTAACGCTTTCTTTAGTAAGAAAGTTCACTTTGAGTCATTAAACAATATCTTTTCATTTTGGCAAATcagtttcctcctttttctcccggttattttatattgtgttgtttCCCCTCTGCCCTGGACTATTAGGGAACGTTTCCTCCTCGAACACTGTCTGTTGTGAAGCCAAATATAAACACCCTCCCTGGTTTTGTGAGTGGATAAGACCTGCTCACACTAGACAAAAAGAACAGTTTCCTTTTATCACTGAGCATATTGTGTAAAAAGACGGAAGGGCTCCATCAAGCAGGAATGTGAGCCGCTTATCAAACCCCCTTATCAAACTGCTTTCACAGAAAGGAAGCCTGGTGCCGCTGATGAAAGGCAGAGCTGCATCTTGGCTGCCTGCTCACTGACTGACAGAGTTCATATAACATCCTCCTGCAGATGTGATGTTGGTAAGGTGTCGGTGCAGAGCCCACTGATACTAAAATATCAAAACTCATGCATACATATCCATTCAGTGTTTATAAGTCACCGAAAACTTGACTTTTATGTAGaagtttttatgttttgttgttcattaatgtgtttacatgtatttatagaGTCCTGTCTATTCTATAACTAACATTTCCTGCCAAATCaagcagacacaaacacatttgcttCCAACAAACTCTTAATGAACACTTTAAACACATTACAATAATTCAGAGGTGGGaagttactaagtacatttactcaactactgcaattaagtacaattttgaggtactttgcttgagtatttccattttatgctactttgtactactccactacatttaattaatccctttagttgctaggcagatttggatgaatgatggtaaatataatcagcccttaaatcagactttagttcacctgcagtaaatccagcagctaccctgcagtatacaaagccattcaaactagctgcaccttcaccagctctgagaacactttattgatcaatcattataaaacatatcagagatattattctgaaatggaccaatcaaacaatgactacttttactgtcgctactttcagtacatttagatgagagtactttctactttcacttgtAACATATGACACCTGACATACTTAGTCCTGTCCAGTGTTTAACTTTATCCgtccatatttgttttccttgaTATAATGTCAATTGTTTATTCTGAGCAATTaaacaggggaaaaaaggatGTCCAATTGCTTCTAGCCAACTGGCCAACAGTATTTGTATATGATTTCTAAAAATGTCTAGTGGAAGGgcctttgttttcaaataaacatgaaatattaaccTTAAATCTGACACGTTTAACATTAAATCCTTTAAGATAACATGAACTTTGACATTACCTGCCCACTGCCCATAAGTCCTCACATCCACTCTCCAAAACTCTGACAGAACAAACTGTCTGAATCCACACCAACATCTCCAGGACAGCTTCAGCAGGTATAAGGCCAAAGTAAATCCTCCGACGACGGTCAGCACGTCAGAGAACGACATCTTGAAGCCGAGCAACAGGATTCTCTTTGCAGCGCAAAggtggttttatttatttgatgattATAGTTTAGAGGAAGTGAGAAAGccctcctcccactctgctCCACCCTGTGCTGCTGTGGGACACCGTGAGATCATGCTTTAAATCAACATCTAATTCGGATGAAATGCAAGTTTAGAGGATGCAAGAAAAATAAGAGCATTAACTGCTTACAGGAAATGAAATTCAGATATATTTtatcttaatgtttttcatttttgtaaagcactttgcatTGCCGTGTTGAAGGGATATGGCtcattgttcaaatatattgtTGGTATTTGGATTTTTAGGGCTTTGTCTCGTGTTCTGTACAGTACAGCGCAGGAGGAAACACATGCTTATAATTCCCACCCTCACTCAAATGCTGATAGGCCTTTCAATACTTTCTGCTTTGTATATGCTATTGTATAAAAATCAGTTGTTTTTCTGATATAGAAGAAACAAATAGTCAGCTAAGGCCGTAGCTTAGATTTATCATTATTACTTGTGCCTGTCAATACCTGCTTTTCTCCTTTCATAGCCAGATGCATAACAGGAAGTGGATGGGGATGTTATAAGAGATGAGTGTCTATCTCATGCACTGAACAAACGGcaacgttgactttaattaaatgcattatgtctgACATAACTATGTTAGGTTAGtggaaagcaataacattaagtttaaaaaacatgcaggtaggttcaacttaatataattgctttaaactaacctaatacagttatgtgaaatgtgttgacataaaacatttcattcaagtcaacgtttcagttgtTTGGGTTGTACTTGGTCTGTTTATTTCAGGCACCAGATcaaccagcagagggcgctgcAGCCTCCTGACAGCCCACAGCTGGAGCAGGATGTGAAACAGTGGTCAACAATGGGGTGCCTGCTCAGGTGAGTGAATCCTGGGATCAAATTTACACCGAAGGAAATGTACAAAAGTAATCGCTCCAGAATAAACTTAatatatcaaaagtaaaagtactcattatgcagattcaTATATTTTAATTCCTGTATTAAAGTTATAAGTATAAAttagcataatgtgaaaatacttcCTCAATTTCCTATTTAAGTATAATTCTCCACTGTTCTGGGAAATTATTTGGTCAAATTGACAGATGTTTGTACCTTTAGTTTCCTCTTTACAAACCTTACTtacttgtcttttttatttaaggttcATAGATCATTCTGGGTGAAAACGTACTGCTTTTCCCGTGCACTGCAAGGAGCTATCACACACACTACAGGGCCAATAACAGCGACAGGTTGCCTCCTAcctaacacacattttcacagaaGAGTCCCTGCTTTCTCTACAAGTCTAAACCTCTGATCATGGAAAAGCTGAAGGATGTCACTCTGGGAGGCGGCCAAATTAATTCACATGATCAATTAAGTCGGGTCAAACAGGAGGAAAATGTCTAAGCTTCTTTAACGCTTCTACCACaggtttat
This Eleginops maclovinus isolate JMC-PN-2008 ecotype Puerto Natales chromosome 11, JC_Emac_rtc_rv5, whole genome shotgun sequence DNA region includes the following protein-coding sequences:
- the hsd20b2 gene encoding hydroxysteroid (20-beta) dehydrogenase 2 isoform X2 codes for the protein MSFSDVLTVVGGFTLALYLLKLSWRCWCGFRQFVLSEFWRVDVRTYGQWAVVTGATSGIGKAYASELAARGLDVVLVSRSDDKLQMVAKEIEQQYGRKTRTIQVDFNNGQSIYPVIAEELQGLEIGILVNNVGMLYSDHFAYFLEIPDSEQKITQVINCNMLSVPQMTRLVLPCMIERERGLIINMSSEVGVRPQPLLSLYCATKCLHAEYKSKGITVQCVAPFMVSTNMTKNRTSNYLVRSASGFVREALNTVGRSSYTSGSLSHALQNIALTVLLPDWFRMSTFLIRKLRNKAEADQYDKTVCRETLDAKED
- the hsd20b2 gene encoding hydroxysteroid (20-beta) dehydrogenase 2 isoform X4; amino-acid sequence: MSFSDVLTVVGGFTLALYLLKLSWRCWCGFRQFVLSEFWRVDVRTYGQWAVVTGATSGIGKAYASELAARGLDVVLVSRSDDKLQMVAKEIEQQYGRKTRTIQVDFNNGQSIYPVIAEELQGLEIGILVNNVGMLYSDHFAYFLEIPDSEQMTRLVLPCMIERERGLIINMSSEVGVRPQPLLSLYCATKCLHAEYKSKGITVQCVAPFMVSTNMTKNRTSNYLVRSASGFVREALNTVGRSSYTSGSLSHALQNIALTVLLPDWFRMSTFLIRKLRNKAEADQYDKTVCRETLDAKED
- the hsd20b2 gene encoding hydroxysteroid (20-beta) dehydrogenase 2 isoform X3 translates to MSFSDVLTVVGGFTLALYLLKLSWRCWCGFRQFVLSEFWRVDVRTYGQWAVVTGATSGIGKAYASELAARGLDVVLVSRSDDKLQMVAKEIEQQYGRKTRTIQVDFNNGQSIYPVIAEELQGLEIGILVNNVGMLYSDHFAYFLEIPDSEQMTRLVLPCMIERERGLIINMSSEVGVRPQPLLSLYCATKIFVIYFSQCLHAEYKSKGITVQCVAPFMVSTNMTKNRTSNYLVRSASGFVREALNTVGRSSYTSGSLSHALQNIALTVLLPDWFRMSTFLIRKLRNKAEADQYDKTVCRETLDAKED
- the hsd20b2 gene encoding hydroxysteroid (20-beta) dehydrogenase 2 isoform X1, coding for MSFSDVLTVVGGFTLALYLLKLSWRCWCGFRQFVLSEFWRVDVRTYGQWAVVTGATSGIGKAYASELAARGLDVVLVSRSDDKLQMVAKEIEQQYGRKTRTIQVDFNNGQSIYPVIAEELQGLEIGILVNNVGMLYSDHFAYFLEIPDSEQKITQVINCNMLSVPQMTRLVLPCMIERERGLIINMSSEVGVRPQPLLSLYCATKIFVIYFSQCLHAEYKSKGITVQCVAPFMVSTNMTKNRTSNYLVRSASGFVREALNTVGRSSYTSGSLSHALQNIALTVLLPDWFRMSTFLIRKLRNKAEADQYDKTVCRETLDAKED